In a genomic window of Trachemys scripta elegans isolate TJP31775 chromosome 12, CAS_Tse_1.0, whole genome shotgun sequence:
- the LOC117885702 gene encoding uncharacterized protein LOC117885702 — protein MGSRSVTGSLVPRKDSPGTDIFRNDNGDCIVRSDLGCYLQTELLENGRNIKIQRLHPACRGGDHYMGCVGDPDIYILKGGSYRVVKDLSMDEKPLVFDLHPRCRSGDHYGKTGSQFFIIFQNQGEMRWVTDLRTAEGERNFVLHSECTKGLYYFGIGYFLTLIQVDEKWGAQFYLYNEMSSASLNSVYSIHPDVLNFFPGGVTLTEGIFSAGWECIKILYNDSDSPITWSDKVTHKVGFAKEKMSSIEHNWSISAEMSIKAGKLIELITKFQFSLKAEYSGRSIRTEQEDWNEAREEEESIQVTLEPQKNLYIWQYQLGIGQEPVLFCRDIQFTKENNPPDRIPLSLVA, from the coding sequence ggctccagGTCAGTCACTGGATCACTGGTCCCTCGGAAGGACTCCCCGGGCACAGACATCTTCCGCAACGACAATGGAGACTGCATCGTCCGTTCCGACCTGGGCTGCTACCTGCAGACAGAGCTCCTCGAGAACGGGCGCAACATCAAGATCCAGAGACTGCACCCTGCATGCCGGGGTGGGGATCACTACATGGGCTGCGTGGGGGACCCCGATATCTACATCCTCAAAGGCGGCTCCTACCGGGTGGTGAAGGACCTGAGCATGGATGAGAAACCCCTGGTCTTTGACTTGCATCCCAGGTGCCGCAGCGGGGACCACTATGGGAAGACTGGTTCTCAATTCTTCATCATTTTCCAAAACCAGGGTGAAATGCGGTGGGTGACTGATTTGAGAACAGCTGAAGGTGAAAGAAATTTCGTCCTGCACTCCGAATGCACAAAGGGGCTTTACTACTTTGGGATCGGTTACTTCCTAACCCTGATCCAGGTGGACGAGAAGTGGGGGGCTCAGTTCTACTTGTACAATGAGATGAGTTCTGCCAGCCTCAATTCCGTCTACTCCATCCACCCTGACGTGCTGAACTTCTTCCCCGGGGGGGTGACCCTCACCGAAGGCATCTTCTCTGCCGGCTGGGAGTGCATAAAGATCCTGTACAATGACTCCGACTCCCCCATCACCTGGTCCGACAAGGTCACCCACAAGGTGGGCTTTGCTAAGGAGAAGATGTCCAGCATTGAGCACAACTGGAGCATCTCTGCTGAGATGTCCATTAAGGCCGGAAAACTCATCGAGCTCATCACCAAGTTCCAGTTCTCCCTCAAGGCCGAGTACAGCGGGAGAAGCATCCGCACGGAACAGGAGGACTGGAATGAAGCCCGAGAAGAAGAGGAGTCAATCCAGGTGACCCTGGAGCCCCAAAAGAACCTGTACATCTGGCAGTACCAGCTCGGCATAGGCCAGGAGCCCGTCTTGTTCTGCAGAGACATCCAGTTCACCAAAGAAAATAACCCACCCGACCGCATCCCTCTGTCTCTGGTTGCCTGA